A section of the Triticum dicoccoides isolate Atlit2015 ecotype Zavitan chromosome 7A, WEW_v2.0, whole genome shotgun sequence genome encodes:
- the LOC119327654 gene encoding uncharacterized protein LOC119327654: protein MAFMRYRGLPQGEVTAEEFWAWLGQFDADHDGRISREELQRALRSLNLWFASWKAREGMQAADANRDGAVGREEAGRLFAYAQRQLGGKITQLGSY from the coding sequence ATGGCGTTCATGCGGTACCGCGGGCTGCCGCAGGGAGAGGTGACGGCGGAGGAGTTCTGGGCGTGGCTGGGGCAGTTCGACGCGGACCACGACGGCCGGATCAGCCGGGAGGAGCTGCAGCGCGCGCTGCGGAGCCTCAACCTGTGGTTCGCGTCGTGGAAGGCGCGGGAAGGGATGCAGGCCGCGGACGCCAACCGCGACGGCGCCGTCggcagggaggaggccggccggctctTTGCCTACGCGCAGAGGCAGCTCGGCGGCAAGATCACCCAGCTCGGCTCCTACTGA
- the LOC119328058 gene encoding probable calcium-binding protein CML17, which yields MAFMRYRALPQGEVTAEEFWAWLGQFDADHDGRISREELQRALRSLNLWFASWKAREGVQAADANRDGAVGREEAGRLFAYAQRQLGGKITQLGSY from the coding sequence ATGGCGTTCATGCGGTACCGTGCGCTGCCGCAGGGGGAGGTGACGGCGGAGGAGTTCTGGGCGTGGCTGGGGCAGTTCGACGCGGACCACGACGGGAGGATCAGCCGGGAGGAGCTGCAGCGCGCGCTGCGGAGCCTCAACCTGTGGTTCGCGTCGTGGAAGGCGCGTGAAGGGGTGCAAGCCGCGGACGCCAACCGCGACGGCGCCGTCggcagggaggaggccggccggctctTTGCCTACGCGCAGAGGCAGCTCGGCGGCAAGATCACCCAGCTCGGCTCCTACTGA